One region of Populus trichocarpa isolate Nisqually-1 chromosome 4, P.trichocarpa_v4.1, whole genome shotgun sequence genomic DNA includes:
- the LOC7469979 gene encoding G-box-binding factor 1 isoform X2, translated as MDSKGIKKPAKCSKSTSLSQRECENLQVMAVRLRTEWSKLKAEMENLLKKCERVKDENKSIMEALTKIYGRDAISDLIAMESDAETESDDEETTLSEQNQTADSRMLLEVRR; from the exons ATGGATTCTAAGGGTATCAAGAAACCTGCTAAGTGTTCCAAATCAACTTCTTTATCTCAG CGAGAATGTGAAAATTTACAAGTAATGGCTGTGAGATTGAGAACTGAGTGGTCTAAACTTAAAGCTGAGATGGAAAATCTTCTTAAGAAATGTGAAAGAGTTAAagatgaaaacaaatccattatG GAGGCGCTAACCAAGATATATGGGCGAGACGCAATCTCAGATCTTATAGCCATGGAATCCGATGCTGAAACTGAAAGCGATGACGAGGAAACCACTTTAAGTGAACAGAACCAAACTGCTGACTCTCGTATGTTACTTGAAGTCAGGAGATAA
- the LOC7469979 gene encoding uncharacterized protein LOC7469979 isoform X1: MSHHVDVRHMKKFQTQGGGGFLCWLLTLSANNVQYRFYISPVLPASYIQYGLRRVVNMKLCETNNRECENLQVMAVRLRTEWSKLKAEMENLLKKCERVKDENKSIMEALTKIYGRDAISDLIAMESDAETESDDEETTLSEQNQTADSRMLLEVRR; this comes from the exons ATGTCACATCATGTGGATGTCAGGCACATGAAAAAATTCCAGACCCAAGGGGGAGGTGGCTTTTTATGTTGGCTTCTTACGTTATCTGCTAACAATGTTCAGTACAGGTTTTACATTTCACCGGTACTTCCCGCTTCTTATATACAATATGGCCTAAGACGGGTAGTAAACATGAAATTATGTGAAACCAATAAT CGAGAATGTGAAAATTTACAAGTAATGGCTGTGAGATTGAGAACTGAGTGGTCTAAACTTAAAGCTGAGATGGAAAATCTTCTTAAGAAATGTGAAAGAGTTAAagatgaaaacaaatccattatG GAGGCGCTAACCAAGATATATGGGCGAGACGCAATCTCAGATCTTATAGCCATGGAATCCGATGCTGAAACTGAAAGCGATGACGAGGAAACCACTTTAAGTGAACAGAACCAAACTGCTGACTCTCGTATGTTACTTGAAGTCAGGAGATAA
- the LOC7469980 gene encoding putative pentatricopeptide repeat-containing protein At3g18840: MRSLKDGLMRHVRSIKSGFTLPILTSNQLVHLYSKHCLINEAQKLFDEMPQRNTYSWNTIISAHIKSQNLAQAKSIFDSASVRDLVTYNSMLSGYVSVDGYERNALELFVEMQSKRNEIEIDDLTITSMVNLFSKLCNSCYGRQLHSYMVKTGNDRSGFVVSSLIDMYSKCGCFKEACQVFKGCEREGGFDLVSKNAMVAAYCREGDMEMALRLFWRESELNDSVSWNTLISGYVQNGYPVEALKLFVCMGENGVKWNEHTLGSVLSACADLRNLKIGKEMHAWILKNGLGSSAFVESGIVDVYCKCGNMKYAESLHLTRGVRSSFSITSMIVGYSSQGNMVEACRLFDSLEEKNSIVWAALFSGYVKLKQCEAFFELLREYIAKEAAIPDALILINAFNVCAFQAALGPGKQIHGYVFRMGIEMDMKTTTAMIDMYSKCGSIPYAEKLFLKVIERDLVLYNVMLAGYAHHGHEIKAINLFQEMLERGVGPDAVTFVALLSACRHRGLVDLGEKTFYSMTEDYHILPETDHYACMIDLYGRASQLEKMVLFMQRIPVEHQDAAVVGAFFNACRLNNNTELAKEAEEKLLNIEGDSGARYVQLANVYAAEGNWAEMGRISREMRGKEAKKFAGCSWVYLDNEVHSFTSGDRTHTKAESIYSKLEFLKAKLYEIAGAFR; the protein is encoded by the coding sequence ATGAGGTCCTTAAAAGATGGACTGATGCGACATGTCCGATCCATAAAGTCTGGTTTCACACTACCAATCTTAACCTCAAATCAACTCGTTCATTTATACTCCAAGCATTGCCTTATAAATGAAGCCCAGAAACTGTTCGATGAAATGCCTCAAAGAAACACTTACTCCTGGAACACTATAATATCTGCCCACATAAAATCCCAAAACTTAGCACAGGCAAAATCCATTTTTGATTCTGCTTCTGTTAGGGATTTGGTCACTTATAATTCTATGTTATCGGGTTATGTTAGTGTGGATGGATATGAAAGAAATGCCCTTGAATTGTTTGTTGAAATGCAAAGTAAAAGAAATGAGATTGAGATTGATGATCTTACTATTACAAGCATGGTTAACTTGTTTTCTAAGTTATGTAATTCGTGTTATGGGAGGCAATTGCATTCATATATGGTGAAAACCGGTAATGATAGAAGTGGGTTTGTTGTGAGTTCTTTGATTGACATGTATTCTAAATGTGGGTGTTTTAAAGAGGCTTGTCAGGTATTTAAAGGTTGTGAAAGAGAAGGAGGTTTTGATTTGGTCTCAAAGAATGCGATGGTGGCAGCGTATTGTAGAGAAGGGGATATGGAAATGGCTTTGAGGTTGTTTTGGAGGGAAAGTGAGTTGAATGATTCGGTGTCATGGAATACATTGATTTCGGGTTATGTTCAAAATGGTTATCCAGTGGAGGCACTGAAGTTGTTTGTGTGTATGGGGGAGAATGGTGTTAAATGGAATGAACATACTTTGGGTAGTGTTTTAAGTGCTTGTGCTGATTTAAGGAACTTGAAGATTGGCAAGGAAATGCATGCTTGGATTTTGAAGAATGGACTGGGTTCGAGTGCTTTTGTAGAAAGTGGCATTGTTGATGTTTACTGCAAGTGTGGGAATATGAAGTATGCAGAGTCATTGCATTTGACAAGGGGGGTCAGAAGTTCCTTCTCCATCACTTCAATGATTGTGGGGTATTCGTCACAAGGAAACATGGTGGAAGCTTGTAGGCTTTTTGATTCTTTGGAAGAGAAGAATTCTATTGTTTGGGCTGCATTATTTAGTGGTTATGTCAAATTGAAGCAATGTGAAGCTTTTTTTGAGCTTCTACGAGAGTATATAGCCAAGGAAGCTGCGATTCCTGATGCTTTGATCCTTATCAATGCATTTAACGTGTGTGCATTCCAAGCTGCCCTTGGTCCTGGGAAGCAAATCCATGGTTATGTATTCAGAATGGGGATTGAAATGGACATGAAGACGACTACAGCTATGATTGATATGTACTCAAAATGTGGAAGTATACCATACGCAGAAAAACTGTTCCTGAAAGTTATTGAAAGAGATTTAGTCCTTTACAATGTTATGCTTGCTGGTTATGCTCATCACGGGCATGAGATTAAAGCTATAAATTTGTTTCAGGAAATGTTGGAGAGAGGAGTTGGACCAGATGCCGTTACTTTTGTTGCACTTCTGTCAGCTTGCCGTCACCGTGGATTGGTTGATTTGggtgaaaaaacattttattccaTGACAGAAGATTATCACATACTGCCTGAAACTGATCACTATGCATGCATGATTGATCTTTATGGAAGGGCTAGCCAACTAGAAAAGATGGTCCTGTTCATGCAAAGAATTCCTGTGGAGCATCAGGATGCCGCTGTCGTTGGGGCATTTTTTAATGCATGCAGGCTAAATAATAACACAGAATTAGCAAAAGAGGCAGAGGAGAAACTGTTAAATATTGAAGGTGATAGTGGAGCTCGTTATGTGCAGTTGGCTAATGTTTATGCTGCAGAAGGGAACTGGGCTGAGATGGGGAGGATTAGTAGGGAGATGAGAGGAAAGGAGGCCAAGAAGTTTGCTGGTTGCAGTTGGGTATACTTGGATAATGAGGTCCATTCATTTACCTCTGGTGATAGAACCCATACAAAAGCAGAGTCTATCTATTCGAAGCTGGAGTTCTTGAAGGCAAAACTATATGAAATCGCTGGGGCATTCCGTTAG
- the LOC7461203 gene encoding pseudouridine kinase isoform X3, which produces MENSAQRRLERVSRHLLSPIEVNNGLSQVLIKGGHGKHEEEGDPVVIGGMVLDIHATPSLPLNPRTTTPGKVHYVLGGVARNIAECMSKLGTKPYMISALGNDMAGKLLLEPWNSASLSTEGIMKHQDIKTPVICNIFDTEGELAAAVASVEAVEKFLTSSWIQQSKKNIFSAPVMMVDANLSLPALEASCQLAAESNTPVWFEPVSVAKSRRIVSVAKYVTFASPNEDELIAMANALSHENMFRHIERDSNSRCSVESLFQFLKPAILVLLEKGIKIVAVTLGADGVFLCSRGPNVVRFSLDRTKKYGFSGQLYDKVVSSCPSSRFSGALQIEISSHLFSVHFPALPASVVRLTGAGDCLVGGTLASLCSGLDIMQSIAVGIAAAKSAVEGEANVPSEFSLATITDDARSIYSAAKIPFHQSML; this is translated from the exons ATGGAAAACAGTGCACAGAGGAGATTGGAACGTGTTTCTAGGCACCTGTTGTCTCCGATTGAAGTCAATAATGGTCTTTCCCAG GTTTTAATAAAAGGTGGGCATGGAAAACATGAGGAGGAAGGAGACCCAGTAGTTATAGGAGGCATGGTATTGGATATACATGCCACCCCTTCACTCCCTTTAAATCCTAGAACCACCACTCCTGGGAAG GTCCATTATGTACTAGGGGGTGTAGCAAGGAATATTGCTGAGTGTATGTCAAAGCTAGGAACTAAGCCTTATATGATTAGTGCCCTGGGAAATGACATGGCAG GCAAGCTGCTGTTGGAGCCTTGGAATTCTGCGAGCCTATCTACAGAAG GCATTATGAAGCACCAAGATATCAAGACTCCTGTCATATGCAACATATTTGACACTGAAGGAGAGTTGGCAGCTGCTGTTGCTAGTGTGGAAGCAGTT GAAAAATTCCTAACTTCTTCGTGGATTcagcaatcaaagaaaaatatattttctgctCCTGTCATGATGGTTGATGCAAATCTAAGTCTACCAGCTTTAGAAGCTTCTTGCCAAT TGGCAGCAGAATCCAACACCCCAGTTTGGTTTGAGCCTGTTTCAGTGGCTAAATCTAGAAGAATTGTCTCAGTTGCTAAGTAT GTAACTTTTGCTTCACCTAATGAAGATGAGCTTATCGCCATGGCGAATGCTTTATCTCATGAAAATATGTTTCGTCACATTGAAAGGGATTCCAACAGTAGGTGTTCAGTCGAGTCTTTGTTCCAATTTTTGAAACCGGCAATCCTGGTTTTGCTAGAGAAGGGTATCAAGATAGTTGCCGTGACCCTTGGTGCAGATGGCGTGTTCTTATGTTCTAGAGGACCAAACGTAGTGAGATTTAGTTTGGATAGAACCAAAAAATATGGATTCAGTGGACAGTTATATGATAAAGTGGTGTCCAGCTGTCCTTCAAGTAGATTTTCTGGTGCTCTGCAGATTGAGATAAGCTCTCATCTTTTTTCTGTACATTTTCCTGCACTTCCTGCATCAGTTGTGAGGCTTACGGGGGCTGGTGACTGCTTGGTTGGTGGTACACTTGCTTCTCTCTGTTCAGGTTTAGATATTATGCAGAGCATTGCAGTCGGTATAGCAGCAGCCAAATCTGCTGTGGAGGGAGAGGCGAATGTGCCTTCAGAATTTAGTTTGGCCACTATTACAG ACGATGCAAGGTCCATATATTCTGCTGCCAAAATTCCGTTTCATCAATCAATGCTTTAA
- the LOC7461203 gene encoding pseudouridine kinase isoform X1 yields the protein MENSAQRRLERVSGHLLSPIEVNNGLSQVLIKGGHGKHEEEGDPVVIGGMVLDIHATPSLPLNPRTTTPGKVHYVLGGVARNIAECMSKLGTKPYMISALGNDMAGKLLLEPWNSASLSTEGIMKHQDIKTPVICNIFDTEGELAAAVASVEAVEKFLTSSWIQQSKKNIFSAPVMMVDANLSLPALEASCQLAAESNTPVWFEPVSVAKSRRIVSVAKYVTFASPNEDELIAMANALSHENMFRHIERDSNSRCSVESLFQFLKPAILVLLEKGIKIVAVTLGADGVFLCSRGPNVVRFSLDRTKKYGFSGQLYDKVVSSCPSSRFSGALQIEISSHLFSVHFPALPASVVRLTGAGDCLVGGTLASLCSGLDIMQSIAVGIAAAKSAVEGEANVPSEFSLATITDDARSIYSAAKIPFHQSML from the exons GTTTTAATAAAAGGTGGGCATGGAAAACATGAGGAGGAAGGAGACCCAGTAGTTATAGGAGGCATGGTATTGGATATACATGCCACCCCTTCACTCCCTTTAAATCCTAGAACCACCACTCCTGGGAAG GTCCATTATGTACTAGGGGGTGTAGCAAGGAATATTGCTGAGTGTATGTCAAAGCTAGGAACTAAGCCTTATATGATTAGTGCCCTGGGAAATGACATGGCAG GCAAGCTGCTGTTGGAGCCTTGGAATTCTGCGAGCCTATCTACAGAAG GCATTATGAAGCACCAAGATATCAAGACTCCTGTCATATGCAACATATTTGACACTGAAGGAGAGTTGGCAGCTGCTGTTGCTAGTGTGGAAGCAGTT GAAAAATTCCTAACTTCTTCGTGGATTcagcaatcaaagaaaaatatattttctgctCCTGTCATGATGGTTGATGCAAATCTAAGTCTACCAGCTTTAGAAGCTTCTTGCCAAT TGGCAGCAGAATCCAACACCCCAGTTTGGTTTGAGCCTGTTTCAGTGGCTAAATCTAGAAGAATTGTCTCAGTTGCTAAGTAT GTAACTTTTGCTTCACCTAATGAAGATGAGCTTATCGCCATGGCGAATGCTTTATCTCATGAAAATATGTTTCGTCACATTGAAAGGGATTCCAACAGTAGGTGTTCAGTCGAGTCTTTGTTCCAATTTTTGAAACCGGCAATCCTGGTTTTGCTAGAGAAGGGTATCAAGATAGTTGCCGTGACCCTTGGTGCAGATGGCGTGTTCTTATGTTCTAGAGGACCAAACGTAGTGAGATTTAGTTTGGATAGAACCAAAAAATATGGATTCAGTGGACAGTTATATGATAAAGTGGTGTCCAGCTGTCCTTCAAGTAGATTTTCTGGTGCTCTGCAGATTGAGATAAGCTCTCATCTTTTTTCTGTACATTTTCCTGCACTTCCTGCATCAGTTGTGAGGCTTACGGGGGCTGGTGACTGCTTGGTTGGTGGTACACTTGCTTCTCTCTGTTCAGGTTTAGATATTATGCAGAGCATTGCAGTCGGTATAGCAGCAGCCAAATCTGCTGTGGAGGGAGAGGCGAATGTGCCTTCAGAATTTAGTTTGGCCACTATTACAG ACGATGCAAGGTCCATATATTCTGCTGCCAAAATTCCGTTTCATCAATCAATGCTTTAA
- the LOC7461203 gene encoding pseudouridine kinase isoform X4 — translation MENSAQRRLERVSGHLLSPIEVNNGLSQVLIKGGHGKHEEEGDPVVIGGMVLDIHATPSLPLNPRTTTPGKVHYVLGGVARNIAECMSKLGTKPYMISALGNDMAGIMKHQDIKTPVICNIFDTEGELAAAVASVEAVEKFLTSSWIQQSKKNIFSAPVMMVDANLSLPALEASCQLAAESNTPVWFEPVSVAKSRRIVSVAKYVTFASPNEDELIAMANALSHENMFRHIERDSNSRCSVESLFQFLKPAILVLLEKGIKIVAVTLGADGVFLCSRGPNVVRFSLDRTKKYGFSGQLYDKVVSSCPSSRFSGALQIEISSHLFSVHFPALPASVVRLTGAGDCLVGGTLASLCSGLDIMQSIAVGIAAAKSAVEGEANVPSEFSLATITDDARSIYSAAKIPFHQSML, via the exons GTTTTAATAAAAGGTGGGCATGGAAAACATGAGGAGGAAGGAGACCCAGTAGTTATAGGAGGCATGGTATTGGATATACATGCCACCCCTTCACTCCCTTTAAATCCTAGAACCACCACTCCTGGGAAG GTCCATTATGTACTAGGGGGTGTAGCAAGGAATATTGCTGAGTGTATGTCAAAGCTAGGAACTAAGCCTTATATGATTAGTGCCCTGGGAAATGACATGGCAG GCATTATGAAGCACCAAGATATCAAGACTCCTGTCATATGCAACATATTTGACACTGAAGGAGAGTTGGCAGCTGCTGTTGCTAGTGTGGAAGCAGTT GAAAAATTCCTAACTTCTTCGTGGATTcagcaatcaaagaaaaatatattttctgctCCTGTCATGATGGTTGATGCAAATCTAAGTCTACCAGCTTTAGAAGCTTCTTGCCAAT TGGCAGCAGAATCCAACACCCCAGTTTGGTTTGAGCCTGTTTCAGTGGCTAAATCTAGAAGAATTGTCTCAGTTGCTAAGTAT GTAACTTTTGCTTCACCTAATGAAGATGAGCTTATCGCCATGGCGAATGCTTTATCTCATGAAAATATGTTTCGTCACATTGAAAGGGATTCCAACAGTAGGTGTTCAGTCGAGTCTTTGTTCCAATTTTTGAAACCGGCAATCCTGGTTTTGCTAGAGAAGGGTATCAAGATAGTTGCCGTGACCCTTGGTGCAGATGGCGTGTTCTTATGTTCTAGAGGACCAAACGTAGTGAGATTTAGTTTGGATAGAACCAAAAAATATGGATTCAGTGGACAGTTATATGATAAAGTGGTGTCCAGCTGTCCTTCAAGTAGATTTTCTGGTGCTCTGCAGATTGAGATAAGCTCTCATCTTTTTTCTGTACATTTTCCTGCACTTCCTGCATCAGTTGTGAGGCTTACGGGGGCTGGTGACTGCTTGGTTGGTGGTACACTTGCTTCTCTCTGTTCAGGTTTAGATATTATGCAGAGCATTGCAGTCGGTATAGCAGCAGCCAAATCTGCTGTGGAGGGAGAGGCGAATGTGCCTTCAGAATTTAGTTTGGCCACTATTACAG ACGATGCAAGGTCCATATATTCTGCTGCCAAAATTCCGTTTCATCAATCAATGCTTTAA
- the LOC7461205 gene encoding polyol transporter 5 isoform X4 yields the protein MSAGLNSERDVNPSQPTTEKTLADFDPVKKPKGNKFAFACAILASMASILLGYDIGVMSGAKDYIKIDLKLSDTQVGLLVGTLNWYSLVGSAAAGVTSDWIGRRYTIVVAGAVFFAGALLMGFSTNYAFLMVARFVTGIGVGFALMIAPVYTAEVSPASSRGFLTSFPEVFINAGILIGYVSNYAFSKLPTNLGWRIMLGVGAIPSVFLALVVIGMPESPRWLVMQGRLGDARKVLDKTSDTKEESQQRLSDIKEAAGIPQDCNDDAVRVQKKSHGEGVWKELFIHPTRPVRHILLCVIGIHFFQQASGIDAVVLYSTNIFEKAGITSSNDKLLATVAVGFTKTLFILVATFFLDRIGRRPLLLSSVGGMVLSLATLGFGLTIIDHSHEKLPWAVALSIAMVLAFVAFFSIGMGPIAGVYSSEIFPLRLRAQGIGMGVAVNRVTSGVITTTFIMLYKAISIGGAFFLFAGIATVAWVFFFACYPETRGRTLEDMEVLFGNFISWRSVLKDGKKEEEVHGGNDGQIQMGTKA from the exons ATGTCTGCAGGTCTAAACTCAGAAAGGGATGTCAATCCTAGCCAACCCACAACAGAGAAAACACTAGCAGATTTTGATCCTGTaaagaaaccaaaaggaaacaaatttgcTTTTGCTTGCGCAATCCTAGCTTCCATGGCTTCAATCTTACTTGGTTATG ATATCGGAGTAATGAGTGGAGCCAAGGACTACATCAAAATTGACCTTAAACTCAGTGACACGCAAGTAGGATTACTTGTGGGAACTCTCAACTGGTACTCTCTTGTTGGCTCAGCCGCTGCTGGCGTGACCTCTGACTGGATTGGTCGTCGATACACTATTGTGGTGGCAGGAGCCGTTTTCTTTGCTGGAGCTCTACTCATGGGATTTTCCACAAATTATGCATTTCTCATGGTTGCTCGCTTTGTTACTGGTATTGGTGTCGGTTTTGCCCTCATGATTGCCCCTGTTTACACCGCTGAAGTTTCGCCAGCTTCTTCTCGTGGATTTCTCACCTCATTCCCAGAA GTATTCATCAATGCTGGGATCTTAATAGGATATGTATCCAATTATGCTTTCTCTAAGCTCCCAACTAACTTAGGTTGGCGAATCATGCTTGGAGTTGGAGCAATTCCTTCAGTTTTCTTAGCTTTGGTGGTTATAGGCATGCCCGAGTCTCCACGTTGGCTAGTCATGCAAGGTCGACTCGGTGATGCTAGGAAAGTTCTTGACAAAACCTCCGACACTAAAGAAGAATCTCAACAGAGATTGTCAGACATAAAAGAAGCCGCCGGAATCCCTCAAGATTGCAACGATGACGCTGTCCGTGTGCAAAAAAAGAGTCACGGCGAAGGTGTTTGGAAAGAATTATTCATTCATCCCACACGTCCTGTTCGTCACATCCTGCTTTGTGTGATCGGTATTCATTTCTTCCAACAAGCTTCAGGAATAGACGCGGTCGTTTTGTACAGCACCAACATCTTCGAAAAGGCCGGAATCACATCATCCAATGATAAATTACTGGCAACTGTAGCGGTTGGATTCACCAAGACCCTTTTTATCTTAGTGGCCACATTCTTTCTAGATAGGATCGGGCGACGGCCGTTGCTCTTAAGTAGTGTTGGGGGTATGGTACTATCCCTAGCAACCCTCGGATTCGGGCTGACAATAATTGATCATTCACATGAGAAACTACCATGGGCAGTTGCCTTATCAATCGCTATGGTGTTAGCTTTTGTTGCATTCTTCTCCATAGGAATGGGACCGATAGCTGGGGTTTATAGTTCAGAGATTTTCCCGTTGAGATTACGCGCTCAGGGGATAGGTATGGGAGTGGCCGTGAATAGAGTGACAAGTGGGGTAATAACTACAACTTTTATTATGCTCTACAAGGCTATATCTATTGGTGGGGCCTTTTTCCTGTTCGCAGGAATTGCAACAGTGGCTTGGGTATTCTTTTTTGCATGTTATCCTGAGACACGAG
- the LOC127905199 gene encoding uncharacterized protein LOC127905199 has product MKKRKEKGEDRRKNHLSHWTITATSSVAIKLLAEHALVMQELVVINEALRISGGVGILRRTKQDIQVNGYTIPKDWWTKVKGGGLVRAPLLVLENGYYIMVSGRKKKKKKKTE; this is encoded by the exons atgaaaaaaagaaaagaaaaaggcgaGGATAGAAGGAAAAATCACTTGTCCCACTGGACGATCACCGCAACTTCAAGTGTGGCCATCAAGTTACTGGCAGAGCATGCTCTTGTTATGCAAGAATTAGTG GTTATCAATGAAGCCCTACGGATTAGTGGTGGAGTTGGGATCCTAAGAAGAACAAAACAAGACATTCAAGTAAACG GATACACGATTCCAAAAGACTG GTGGACTAAAGTAAAGGGAGGGGGGCTTGTTAGAGCTCCATTGCTAGTGCTCGAGAATGGGTATTACATCATGGTCTcgggaagaaaaaagaagaagaagaagaagacagaaTGA
- the LOC7469981 gene encoding putative pentatricopeptide repeat-containing protein At3g18840 codes for MRSLKDGLMRHVRSIKSGFTLPILTSNQLVHLYSKHCLINEAQKLFDEMPQRNTYSWNTIISAHIKSQNLAQAKSIFDSASVRDLVTYNSMLSGYVSVDGYERNALELFVEMQSIRNEIEIDDLTITSMVNLFSKLCNSCYGRQLHSYMVKTGNDRSGFVVSSLIDMYSKCGCFKEACQVFKGCEREGGFDLVSKNAMVAAYCREGDMEMALRLFWRESELNDSVSWNTLISGYVQNGYPVEALKLFVCMGENGVKWNEHTFGSVLSACADLRNLKIGKEMHAWILKNGLGSSAFVESGIVDVYCKCGNMKYAESLLLTRGVRSSFSITSMIVGFSSLGNMVEACRLFDSLEEKNSIVWAALFSGYVKLKQCEAFFELLREYIAKEAAIPDALILISAFNVCAFQAALGPGKQIHGYVFRMGIEMDMKTTTAMIDMYSKCGSIPYAEKLFLKVIERDLVLYNVMLAGYAHHGHEIKAINLFQEMLERGVGPDAVTFVALLSACRHRGLVDLGEKTFYSMTEDYHILPETDHYACMIDLYGRASQLEKMVLFMQRIPMEHQDAAVVGAFFNACRLNNNTELAKEAEEKLLNIEGDSGARYVQLANVYAAEGNWAEMGRIRREMRGKEAKKFAGCSWVYLDNEVHSFTSGDRTHTKAESIYSMLEFLMAELYEIAGAFR; via the coding sequence TACCAATCTTAACCTCAAATCAACTCGTTCATTTATACTCCAAGCATTGCCTTATAAATGAAGCCCAGAAACTGTTCGATGAAATGCCTCAAAGAAACACTTACTCCTGGAACACTATAATATCTGCCCACATAAAATCCCAAAACTTAGCACAGGCAAAATCCATTTTTGATTCTGCTTCTGTTAGGGATTTGGTCACTTATAATTCTATGTTATCGGGTTATGTTAGTGTGGATGGATATGAAAGAAATGCCCTTGAATTGTTTGTTGAAATGCAAAGTATAAGAAATGAGATTGAGATTGATGATCTTACTATTACAAGCATGGTTAACTTGTTTTCGAAGTTATGTAATTCGTGTTATGGGAGGCAATTGCATTCATATATGGTGAAAACCGGTAATGATAGAAGTGGGTTTGTTGTGAGTTCTTTGATTGACATGTATTCTAAATGTGGGTGTTTTAAAGAGGCTTGTCAGGTATTTAAAGGTTGTGAAAGAGAAGGAGGTTTTGATTTGGTCTCAAAGAATGCGATGGTGGCAGCGTATTGTAGAGAAGGGGATATGGAAATGGCTTTGAGGTTGTTTTGGAGGGAAAGTGAGTTGAATGATTCGGTGTCATGGAATACATTGATTTCGGGTTATGTTCAAAATGGTTATCCAGTGGAGGCACTGAAGTTGTTTGTGTGTATGGGGGAGAATGGTGTTAAATGGAATGAACATACTTTTGGTAGTGTTTTAAGTGCTTGTGCTGATTTAAGGAACTTGAAGATTGGCAAGGAAATGCATGCTTGGATTTTGAAGAATGGACTGGGTTCGAGTGCTTTTGTAGAAAGTGGCATTGTTGATGTTTACTGCAAGTGTGGGAATATGAAGTATGCAGAGTCATTGCTTTTGACAAGGGGGGTCAGAAGTTCCTTTTCCATCACTTCAATGATTGTGGGGTTTTCGTCACTAGGAAACATGGTGGAAGCTTGTAGGCTTTTTGATTCTTTGGAAGAGAAGAATTCTATTGTTTGGGCTGCATTATTTAGTGGTTATGTCAAATTGAAGCAATGTGAAGCTTTTTTTGAGCTTCTACGAGAGTATATAGCCAAGGAAGCTGCGATTCCTGATGCTTTGATCCTTATCAGTGCATTTAACGTGTGTGCATTCCAAGCTGCCCTTGGTCCTGGGAAGCAAATCCATGGTTATGTATTCAGAATGGGGATTGAAATGGACATGAAGACGACTACAGCTATGATTGATATGTACTCAAAATGTGGAAGTATACCATACGCAGAAAAACTGTTCCTGAAAGTTATTGAAAGAGATTTAGTCCTTTACAATGTTATGCTTGCTGGATATGCTCATCACGGGCATGAGATTAAAGCTATAAATTTGTTTCAGGAAATGTTGGAGAGAGGAGTTGGACCAGATGCCGTTACTTTTGTTGCACTTCTGTCAGCTTGCCGTCACCGTGGATTGGTTGATTTGggtgaaaaaacattttattccaTGACAGAAGATTATCACATACTGCCTGAAACTGATCACTATGCATGCATGATTGATCTTTATGGAAGGGCTAGCCAACTAGAAAAGATGGTCCTGTTCATGCAAAGAATTCCTATGGAGCATCAGGATGCTGCTGTCGTTGGGGCATTTTTTAATGCATGCAGGCTAAATAATAACACAGAATTAGCAAAAGAGGCAGAGGAGAAACTGTTAAATATTGAAGGTGATAGTGGAGCTCGTTATGTGCAGTTGGCTAATGTTTATGCTGCAGAAGGGAACTGGGCTGAGATGGGGAGGATTAGGAGGGAGATGAGAGGAAAGGAGGCCAAGAAGTTTGCTGGTTGCAGTTGGGTATACTTGGATAATGAAGTCCATTCATTTACCTCTGGTGATAGAACCCATACAAAAGCAGAGTCTATCTATTCGATGCTGGAGTTCTTGATGGCAGAATTATATGAAATCGCTGGGGCATTCCGTTAG